Genomic DNA from Candidatus Binatia bacterium:
GATTACTCGCGCTACATCCTGGCGTGGACGCTCGGCACGACGATGAAGGCGTCGGACGTGACCGAGACGCTGGATCTGGCGCGAGCGATCGGTCGCTTCGTCGAGCACTACAACCACCGCCGCTACCACGAGTCACTGGACAACGTGACTCCAGCCGATGCATATCATGGGCGGCGCAACGCGATCCTGACGCGCCGAGAACAGATCAAGAACAAGACAATGGCTCGTCGCAAACGGCAGAATCTACGAGCTGCATAGGCGAGCAAACGTGCCGGAAGTGTCTCTTAGAAATCGACCCCAAAGATCCCGACTCAGCTGACGACGTACAGGCTTGACCATGCGCACGTAGGAGTCCGTCCAGTGAGTCCGAACTCCGTCGGTCGCGTCACGCCGACGTTTCGTGAGCCGAACGCGTCGGCGAGATGGAATGGACCGAACGGGATCACGCCCGGATCACTCTTCCGCGTTCGTCCGTGTAGAACGTGAAGTGCTCCACCGAGTCGGTGCACTAAATGTCGACGGAGGCGGTCGCGCTGCAGCCGTGGATGTCGGTCAAGAACAGGTTCGCGGGGCCGGAAAGTTCCTTCTCGCAGGTGAAGCAGCCGGAGCCGCTGGAGGACGGTTGCGAGTTCGAGTCATGCGGCGAGACCGCGCTGCCTGGACGCAGGACGATCACGACTCATTTCCTTGTAGGTCGGAAGATCTGATGGGTGGATGCCGCAGCGGCGCCGAGACGTGGCGCCGCTGCGGTCGGACTCTCACCGAAGACCGGAGATCATTTGAAAAAATCGCAGTTCGAGGTCAGCTTGAAGCTCTGCGAGGCTTTGTCCCAGTCGAAGTAGGACTCGACGCAGAAGAACGTGGAGTCGTCCGGCGCGGTGTACTTCATGTTGCTGCACTTAAGCGACGCGGTGGTGGAGTAAAGGCCATTATTGGAGAGATCACAGGTTGACTCGATGGCGGGAAGGATGCCCTGACCCGTGTCGGTTCCGAGGGGCAAAACTGGGTCCGGATCGAGGGAGTCCTTCCACTCTGCCATCTTCGAACGCGGCCACGGGGTCGGGTTGAACAGCTGAACGGTCTGTCCAAAGATCGCGAAGCCACCCATCGTATCCGTGACGACGACCTGAACGAGGACATCGGCGCCGGATGGGCTGCCGCCCTGCGGGGAGTCCGCTACAATGACCGAGTTCTGCTCGACCCAGGTGAGGCCCCAGTTGTAGACGCCGGAGAAGCCCGTCAGAAGCGGTGCCCCGGGGTGGGTTTCCTGCACATCGCCTCGGTCTCCGCAGCAAGGCACCTTGAACTTCTCGACGCTGTCGATGAGTACCGCAAATGGCTGGATGAGTTCCGCGCCAGGAGTCGTCGTGTACACCCACCCCTGAACGTTGGAGATGCCCGACGCGTATACGCTCGGGAGCTCGAGGGTTCCAATGATTTCGGCGCGCGCCGGTGTCGCTTGGAGAGAAAATCCCAAGCCGACCAACGCCAACACCGCCCTAGCCCATGCCGTGATTCGCATGTCCTCGCTATGCAACGATCGGACTCGAAAAGGAAGGGCGTCAAGGAGGATTTAGTCCCCCCCCCCCCGACAGCTCTTCGAGCGCGATCTCCTTGATACGGGCCTCGACGCGGATCCGGCCGGGGCGTTCCCGCAGGCGGATGCGCTCGTTCGCCTCGGGGTCGGCGAAGCCGTCGTCGCGCGCGTCGCGGAAGACCGAGCGCCTGCCGCGGCGGTTGGTCTTCCAGCCCCGCCCCGCGGGCATCGCGTAGCAGGCCACCAATTGCTCGCCGTCCATGAGGCAGAACGAGGCGCACGCATACGTCCGGTAAGGCGCCGTTAGGTCGGATTGGAGCCAAAAAGGGGCTTCATGTCGGCTATCCGCGCCCCCAGGCCGAGGAAGTGACGCGCAACAGGGTTTTATTCACGAGGGCAACGATCTTCGCGTCGCACCGCCGCTCATCGGCCTGGGTCTGCTCGAAGCCGTGGATCCCAGCACCATCAAAGAACTCGCGCGCGAGAGCGGTGGCAAGGTTCCGGATGGGCGCTTTGGCTGGAAAGCAACCGAACCCACGATTCGTGGTCAGATCCTCAAAGCTTTTGCGCTCGATCTCGGAGTTCGCAATGTGAACCTCCCCTTTATCGACCGCATGGAGGAATACATCCGTGGCATCGGCCTGCCGATTCGGCGTCACCCAACCGCCCAGGCCAATCAGCAACCGAACGTCGGCTTACGGCTTCCAGACACCGACACCATTACGGACCCGGATATTCTCGATGGCGAGGCGGCATTCGTAGATTCGGCTTGCGCGAGTTGCCATGTGGCCGAACTACAGACAGCCGACGACTACCCGATCGCTCAGTTTCGCAATATCACGATTCGACCCTTCACCGATTTACCGTTGTGGAACATGGGCCCTGCGCTCTGCGCCGATAGGGATGAAGGAAGTGCGGACCGCTGCGAGTGGCGGACCGCACCCTTGTGGGGTCTGCGCTTGCAACAGCAAGTCAGTGGCCATTCAACGTTCCTACACAATGGGCGAGCGACCACCCTGGACAAAGCCATCCGGCTGCACGGAGGCGATGCACAGGCGGCCCGAGATGCCTACGCGAACCTGTCCGCCTCCCGCCGGATGAATCTGCTGCTTTACTCGATGTCTCTGTGATGAGACAGAGACGCCTTCACCCGTCGGGCCGAGGCCCTCCCTCGCCTAATTCCTGAGGCTCGCGCACTCCAGAAGCAAAGGCTCGACGGCGACCCCCCTGGGCGCTTTCTTTTACCACTACTTGTTGAGAAACGAGGAGAGCAGATCATTCACCCGGTCGGCATCGTCAAGCGGTGCGAAATGTGTGGCACCCGGAAGGATCTCGAGCTGAGAGTCTGGGATCGCACGCGCGAGACTCTCCGTGTGCTCAGGGAGAACCGCATCAAATTCGCCGACCATGACAAGTGTCTGTGCATCGATGGTAGCGAGCTGAGACTCCGTGTACTGGGGCTCAGTCCGCCACATCGTGGTGATCTTTTCGAAAAATTCTGGCCATCGGTCTGGATTCGGTGAAACCGCTTCGTACATAACTCTCATCGGGGCGATTTCTTCCGAGGCAGGGTCGCCCAAGGAATCGCCCAGGCTGTCCTCGACTCCATCAAAATGATAGTTCGAGCCGAATATGGCAATTTTCCCTACGCGTTCGGGAAAGCGCATTGCCATGTCCAAGGCGATTATCCCGCCATCACTCCAGCCGAAGATGTCGGTGCGTTGAATTTCCAGAAAGTCGAGTAGCGCAATCATATCGTCGGCCATGTCGGCGTAAGTCAAGGGGCCTTCGACGGCTGGCGAGCGGCCATGTTCACGTCGCTCAGGAACGATGACCCTTCGCTCACCAGAGAACCTCGTAATCTGCTCGTGCATGCTCTCGATCGTGGCCAGACCCCCATGGGCCAGGAGCAGCGGCTCTCCTTTCCCGTAAGTCTCGAAATAAATGTCGACCTCATTGACGTGGACCGACCGACCGCTCTGAGCATCGGAGGAAAGCGCGCGCCACACCCAGAAACTCGCGATCCCCGACGTCGCTCGGTCTGCGACAAAGAAGCCGACCGCCAACACGCCCACGAGAACGACGACCCCGCCCCAAATCCATCGCTTTGACATCCGAGCCCCCATCAATACCCAAACCCGCTACAGCGGCTCCAAACTTTCTGCCGGCACCAAGACAATTCGTCGCGATAATTCACTCAAAATGACTCAATACCCAGAATTCGAGCTAGAACCCCTCGGTCTTGTGGACGACTTTCCAAACCAGACCCGGGAACCAACGCCGCATGCGCCAGCCTAGCCGGGTGGTACGACCGGGGAATACCCACAGCGTGTTCTTTTCGAGGGTGACCTCGATTGCATCGAGCACATCCTGGGGCTCGATCGGAGGAGCCGTGTCGAAAGTTTTCGGCCACACGTTGTCTTCGGCTTGCTTCAGT
This window encodes:
- a CDS encoding integrase core domain-containing protein codes for the protein DYSRYILAWTLGTTMKASDVTETLDLARAIGRFVEHYNHRRYHESLDNVTPADAYHGRRNAILTRREQIKNKTMARRKRQNLRAA
- a CDS encoding di-heme oxidoredictase family protein, with the translated sequence MDPSTIKELARESGGKVPDGRFGWKATEPTIRGQILKAFALDLGVRNVNLPFIDRMEEYIRGIGLPIRRHPTAQANQQPNVGLRLPDTDTITDPDILDGEAAFVDSACASCHVAELQTADDYPIAQFRNITIRPFTDLPLWNMGPALCADRDEGSADRCEWRTAPLWGLRLQQQVSGHSTFLHNGRATTLDKAIRLHGGDAQAARDAYANLSASRRMNLLLYSMSL
- a CDS encoding alpha/beta hydrolase, whose product is MGVLAVGFFVADRATSGIASFWVWRALSSDAQSGRSVHVNEVDIYFETYGKGEPLLLAHGGLATIESMHEQITRFSGERRVIVPERREHGRSPAVEGPLTYADMADDMIALLDFLEIQRTDIFGWSDGGIIALDMAMRFPERVGKIAIFGSNYHFDGVEDSLGDSLGDPASEEIAPMRVMYEAVSPNPDRWPEFFEKITTMWRTEPQYTESQLATIDAQTLVMVGEFDAVLPEHTESLARAIPDSQLEILPGATHFAPLDDADRVNDLLSSFLNK